Proteins found in one Pseudanabaena sp. BC1403 genomic segment:
- the sbcD gene encoding exonuclease subunit SbcD, which produces MTIKVLHLSDIHLGSTTHGKVNPQTGLNTRLEDFVAALTICIDRAINEPADIVLFGGDAFPDATPPPLVQQAFAKQFRRLADAGIPTVLLVGNHDQHSQGVGGASLAIYRSLAVPNFTVGDTIATHRISTDAGDIQIITLPWITRSTLLTKSETEGFSMTEVSQFLIDRLQVVIEGEIRQLDPQLPTIMLAHVMVDTATYGAERFLAAGKGFTIPLSMLTREAFDYVALGHVHRHQILATQPLVVYPGSIERVDFGEENEAKGYCWLEVEKGNVKFDFCPIPTRAFRTMEVDVTQSDDPQAKLLKAIAKGKIDQAIARLIYKVRAEQLALIDDRLLHEAMAIAHNYALIPEVVSQNPRSRMPELSTAEALDPMTALKTYLSTRDDLKGLEPEMLTAAQELLSEIGLDMDAVDLANDSAQPSQLVISFN; this is translated from the coding sequence ATGACTATTAAAGTTTTACACCTCTCCGATATTCATCTTGGCAGTACCACTCATGGCAAGGTTAATCCTCAAACAGGATTGAATACTCGTCTAGAAGACTTTGTAGCAGCATTGACGATCTGTATAGATCGCGCAATTAACGAGCCAGCCGATATCGTTCTATTTGGTGGTGATGCTTTTCCAGATGCTACGCCGCCGCCACTAGTGCAACAGGCTTTTGCCAAGCAATTTCGTCGCCTTGCGGATGCTGGGATTCCTACGGTGTTATTAGTGGGCAATCATGACCAACATTCACAGGGAGTTGGCGGAGCGAGTCTAGCAATTTATCGCAGTTTAGCCGTGCCAAACTTCACAGTGGGAGACACGATCGCAACACATCGAATTTCAACAGACGCAGGGGATATTCAGATTATTACTTTGCCTTGGATTACGCGATCGACTTTGTTGACTAAATCTGAGACAGAAGGCTTCTCCATGACTGAAGTAAGCCAGTTTTTGATCGATCGCTTGCAGGTAGTGATCGAAGGTGAAATCCGCCAACTCGATCCACAATTACCGACGATTATGCTCGCTCATGTGATGGTGGATACTGCTACCTATGGAGCAGAGAGATTTTTAGCGGCTGGCAAAGGTTTCACGATTCCACTTTCGATGCTAACTCGTGAAGCCTTTGATTATGTGGCGCTCGGTCATGTGCATCGTCATCAGATTCTAGCCACGCAACCGCTTGTAGTCTACCCAGGTAGTATTGAGAGAGTAGACTTTGGAGAAGAGAATGAAGCGAAAGGATATTGCTGGTTGGAAGTTGAGAAGGGGAATGTGAAGTTTGATTTTTGCCCAATTCCTACCCGTGCTTTTCGGACGATGGAAGTGGATGTGACCCAATCGGATGATCCACAGGCGAAGTTACTTAAAGCGATCGCCAAAGGGAAAATCGATCAAGCGATCGCTAGACTAATCTATAAGGTCAGAGCTGAGCAGTTAGCATTAATCGACGATCGCCTATTACATGAAGCAATGGCGATCGCTCATAACTATGCATTGATCCCTGAAGTTGTCAGTCAAAATCCGCGTAGTAGGATGCCAGAACTCAGCACTGCCGAGGCGCTCGATCCAATGACTGCTCTCAAGACCTATCTCAGTACTCGCGATGATTTAAAAGGGCTTGAGCCAGAAATGTTGACTGCGGCACAGGAATTACTCAGCGAAATTGGGTTGGATATGGATGCAGTTGATCTTGCCAATGATTCAGCTCAGCCCAGTCAATTGGTAATAAGTTTCAATTAG